CATTTTCGGAGTAGATGAAGTTGAAACTCTCAATCATTGTGCCGGCATTCAACGAACGCGCGACGATTCTCAAGGTGATCGAGCGCGTGCAAGCGTCGCCGTTTGAAAAAGAAATCATCGTCGTGGATGACGGCTCGACCGACGGCACGCGCGACTTGTTGTCCCCGCTCGAAAGCCAGGTTGTCGTTCTGCGTCACGACCGCAACCAAGGCAAAGGCGCGGCAATCCACACTGGCATCGCGCGTGCGACCGGCGACATTATTTTGATCCAGGACGCCGATCTCGAGTACGACCCGCGCGATTACGCACAGATCATCCAGCCGATTGTCGAAGAACGCGTCAAGGTTGTCTACGGCTCGCGTTTTCTGGGACCACGCATGGCGATGTTCTTTTGGCACATGCTTGCCAATCAAATGCTCACCCTGATGACGAACATTCTCTACGACGCGATTCTCAGCGATATGGAGACGGGTTACAAAGCATTTCGCGCGGACATCATCAAGGGCATTCCGCTGCGCGCGCGGCGTTTCGATTTTGAACCGGAGATTACCGCCAAGGTGCTCAAGCGCGGGCATCGAATTTTTGAAGTGCCGATCTCGTACTTTGGGCGCGAGTATCGCGAAGGCAAAAAGATTGGAATGCGCGATGCGTTCGTTGCCGTGTGGACGCTGCTCAAGTATCGTTTCGTAGACTGATGCTTGCCGATCATCTCGCCGCGTTGATCTTGCGTGAACACATTCGTGCGACTATATCGTTGCGCGCGAGCTTGGTGTTGTTCGTGCTTCACGCGCTCGGTCTCGCGGCGTTCTGGCGCTTGCTCAATCAACCACTCTGGTTGGTTGTGCCGACCTTGGCGTTGTTGTTGGTTATGCCGATTATTTTTGGCAAGGGATCGCTTCGGCGAGCGATCCCTACGCTCGCGCCATTATTTTTTTTGTACGTGATTCTGCTTGTGCGTTACGTCGCGGTGCGTGTGGTGAATGCGCCCGTGCCGTACCAGGACGAGTCCACGCTCGCAAATCTGCGCGTGCTGGCGTTTCAAATCGAACTCGCCGCGATTGCCGCGTGCGCGTACGTCTTGTTCGCGCAAGTCGCACGATTTGCGCGCGGCGTATTGATTGGATTGACGGTACTCGTGAGCGTTGCCGCGTGCGCGTGGTTCGCGATGGAAACGTTCAGCCATCGCACGCATGGCGTGACCGGGACTGATCCGTATGCATACGCGCAAATGGCAGTGGATCTCGTCGAGCGTGGCACATTCCTCCACGCGTTTCCGCTCTTTCACGAAATCAAGCAATTGGGTATTCCCTGGTATCCGATTCAACACATCGGCTATCGCTTGTTCGAGAACGAGACCGGCGACGCGGCGACGGTTTGGCCCTGGGGCGGTTCGCTCTGGCTTGCGCTAATGTATCGCGTGCTGGGCGAAGAAGGTTTGTACGTCGCGACGCCCATCGCGGGATTGTTGTCGTTGGTCGTGTGCGCGTGGCTGGCGTGGGAATGCTCGCGCGATCAATCACGCGCTGTGCGCGCGTCCATCATCGCGATCACGGTCGCGTTGCTCGCGACATCCTGGGAACAGGTGGATCGTTCGCTTGTACCGCTCGTAGATACGCAGGCGCAATTATTTTCGACGCTCGCGATTGTTTTCGCATTGCGCGGCGCGCGTTCGCACCGGTCCGCGCTATTCGCAACGTTGGCGGGTCTCGCGTTAGGCGCGGCGTATCTCGTGCGCCACACCCAGGTTCTGCTTGCGATTCCAATTGTGGTCGCCGCGTGGCGCACACGCGCGCGCTGGCGATTTTTGATCGTGTGTGCCGGTGCCGCGTTTCTAGTCGGATTGCCGGATTTGTGGTATCATCAAGTCAACTTTGGCAGTTGGCTCACGCCCGAATCGCACGAACTCGCGCTATTCTCGTTGGCGAGCATTGCGAAGAGCGCGCCGATTGTCGTTGGACGATTTTTTGCCGGGAACGAGTTTGGTTATCTGTTCCCGTTCGCGTTGTACGGCGCGTATCGCTTCGCGCATGATCGCGCGCAGGCGTTCGTCGCGCTGATGGTGTGGCTCGTTGTGCTGGTCGGGTTTCATCTGTTTTACGAAGCACTCCGCATGCGCGATCTACTGCCCGAGTTCCCGGTGATCGCGTTGTTGATCGCATACGGTATTGTTGCGTTAGCGCGCGATGTGGATCTGTGGTGCGGACGGCTCGTCCGCACGGGCGGGCAATCTGCCCGCCCCACGGTCAACGTGCGATGTGAAATTCTCGCGATGACACTGACCGGTGTCGTGATTTTTCTCGCGCTCGTGCTCTTTCTCACGCGCACGCAATTCACACTGATGCGCGTCGTTCAACCAGCCAAGGTCACGTTCGGATACGTGACCGCAGCGCAACGCGCATCGTTCGATCAACTTGCTGCGCTCACACCGGCAACCGCGGTGATCGGGACGACGATGAATGATGGTGCGCTGGATTTGTACGCGCAACGCGCGACGTTTCGCCCTAGCGATTGGAGCGACGCCGAGTTATTCAGATTTGTCGAGACGATGCGCGGGGCAGGGCGCGCGATCTATGTGCTCGATGACGGCGCGGAAACGAGCGCGGCGCGACGCGCGTTGATGTCGCGTTACGGGTTGCGGAGTGTCGCGTTCCTCGATGTGCCGCTGTTTAGTGTGGTGGATGGCACGCCGGGAATGTTGTGGAAGATTTTTCCCTGAGTTACAGAGTTCCCTTATTTCCCTCATTTCCCTTTGTTCCATGCAAAGGAAATAAGGGAAATAAGGGAAATAAGGAAACTTTCGGTTACCCAAGATGCAAAAACCAATTGTAGCAATTGTCGGACGCCCGAATGTGGGCAAGTCCACGCTGTTTAATCGTTTGATCGAAGAAAGAATCGCGATCGTTTCGGAGACTGCAGGGACGACGCGTGATCGTTTGTACGGCGAGGCGGAATTTGCCGGACGCGAATTTATCGTCGTGGACACCGGCGGACTCGCGATTGGCGAACGCGATTTGCCCGGCACGCCCGTCGCGATGCTTGACGGTGTGCGCGCCCAGGCGCAAACCGCGATGGACGAGGCGGACGCGATTATTTTTGTCGTGGATGTCCAAGCTGCCACGCCCGACGATTTTGAAATCGCGAAAATTCTGCGGCAAAGCCGCAAGCCGGTGTATCTTGCCGTCAACAAAGCGGACAATGAAACGCGGCGTCAAAACGCAGTCGAGTATTACAACCTGGGTCTCGGCGAGCCGATTCCGATTTCGGCGTTGCATGGGGTGGGCACTGGTGATTTGCTCGATCAACTCATCAAGCAGTTGCCGGAAGAGATCGCGACCGAACCCAGTACCGTGCCGCATCTCGCGATTGTCGGACGCCCGAATGTGGGCAAGTCGTCGCTGCTCAACGCGATTCTCGGCGAGGAGCGCGCACTCGTCAGCGACATTGCCGGCACGACGCGCGATGCGCTCGACACGACGATCCAGTGGAATGGCGCGCCGCTTGTGTTGATTGACACTGCCGGCTTGCGGAAACGCGGGCACATTGACCCAGGGATTGACAAATACAGTGCGCTACGCGCGATGCGCGCGATTCAACGCGCGGATGTGGCTTTGCTCGTGATTGATGCGAATGAGGGCGTGATGGCGCAAGACCAACACGTCGCGAGTTACATTTTAGCGGAAGGCAAAGGCGTTGTCATCGTCGTCAACAAATGGGACTTGGTCGAAAAAGATGAGAACACCATCAACGCGTATACCGAGAGTCTCCGTTCGACGCTCGATTTCATTGCGTACGCGCCGCTGGTGTTCGTGTCGGCGAAGACGCATCAACGCGTGCACCGCGTCCTTGATACCGCGCTCACCGTGCGCGAGGCGTGGCGCAAGCGCGTGCCGACGAGCGAACTGAACGAACTGGTGCGCGAAGCGACTCAGCGTCATGCGCCCAAATCGGGGAGCAAACGGCATTTGAAATTTCTCTACGCGACCCAGGTCGAGGGCGCGCCGCCGACGTTTGTGTTTTTCGTGAACGACAAACGCCTGGTGCATTTCACGTACCAACGGTATCTTGAAAATCAATTGCGCGAGCGGTGGGGCTTTGAAGGTTCGCCGCTCAAAATGATTTTCCGCAATCGGCGCGATGAGAAATAAATGACCCGAAGGGTTTTCGCAAAGCGAACCCTTCGGGTCACTTTTTACGCTGAGTGTTCCATGAGAATTCGCAACCCAATCAAAATCAGAATCACACCGCCCACTATTTCCATCCGCTTGCCCAATCGCTCGCCGAGTAAACGACCCAGACGCAGACCGGTGAATGAGAGTGTGGATGAAACGGAACCGATGATCAAACTGGGATACCAAATTGTCACGTCGAGCAACGCGAGTGAGAGACCGATGGCGAGCGCATCAATGCTTGTCGCGATGGAGAGCATGACCATTGTTTTGCCGCGTGTGGGATTTGTTTCGAAACCTTCGCTGTCGGGATCGAAGCCGGAGCGAACCATGCGCGCGCCGACGAATGCCAACAATCCAAAGGCGATCCAGTGATCAATCGGCGAGATCAAACCGGTAACGGTGTTGCCCATCAACCAACCGATCACCGGCATAAGCGCTTGAAACAATCCAAAATGCCACCACAATCTAAATTCGGCGCGTGGGCTATCCACATGTGCCGAGGTCGCCGCGCCGAGCGACACCGCAAACACATCCATTGCTAGTCCGACGGCGATGATGAGGATTTCGATTAGTGACATCTAGGAATTCTCACCGCCGAGACGCAGAGGGCGCAGAGATTTATTTTGTATGGGCTATAGATTCGTGGCTTGTTGTTGACCCGTCTTGGAAGTTTAAGACGCGTCGGCGAATGCCTTGTTTCAGAACAGGAACGTTGAAGTTGATCAACAAACCAGTGGTCCATTTTCCCAGTCTCAAGTAGGTTAGCAGTTGTGCTTCGTGAATAGGCAAAAGACTCTCAACTGCTTTGATTTCGACGACAATCACGTTGGCAACGAGTAGGTCGAGCCGGTAGCCGCAGTCCAAGCAGGATCCCTTGTACTCTATCGGTAAAGGTTTCTGCCTTTCAAACGCCACTTGTCGCAAAGCCAATTCTCGACACAGACATTCTTCGTACGTTGATTCCAACAATCCAGGTCCTAGAGCGCGATGTACTTCAATCGCTGCGCCAATGATCGTTTCAGTGACTTGATTGATTTTGACCATTTTGATTTTCTCTGCGCTCTCTGCGTCTCGGCGGTGAATTAAATTTTCCCAATCATTGACCAGGGTCCTGTCCACTCGATTTTGACGTTCGCCAGTTTACCTTTCCACTCGCGCGCGTCGCGCGAAGCGTCGAAGAAAACGAGTTTGTTCGTCCGCGTACGTCCCTTCCACCGATTCTTGTTCTTGTCTTCGACCAACACCTCGACGGTCTGACCCAGGAATTGCGCGTTGATCTTGGCGACGATCTCGGCTTGCAAATTGTCAATCGCTTGGCGGCGGCGTTCCTTTTCGTCGAGCGGCACGTCGTCGTCCCAGCGCGCGGCGACAGTGTTCGGACGCGGTGAAAACATCGCGACATGCGCGACATCGAGTTCGAGTTCCTTGAGCAAATTGTATGTGCCCGTGAATTGCGCGTCAGTCTCGCCCGGCATCCCGACGATGATGTCGGTCGCAATGCTCGCGTGTGGGAGGCGCGTGCGAATCCTTGCGATGAGCGCGCGATATTCGTCCACCGTGTACCCGCGTTTCATTTTCTTGAGCATCGCGTCATCGCCCGCTTGCACCGGCACTTCGATATGCTCGCATACTTTGGGCAATTCCGCAATCGCGTCGAGCAGGTCGTCGGTCATGTAAAGCGGGTGCGAAGTGAGAAAGCGAATACGCTCTAATCCTTCAATGTCGTGAATCGCGCGGAGCAAATCGGGCAAGCGCGGACCATCTTGTACGTCGTAACCGTAGCGATCCACGATTTGTCCGAGGAGCGTAATTTCTTTGACGCCCTGGTTGACGAGCGCGTGCGTCTCCGCCGCGATTTCGCCAACCGAGCGCGAGCGTTCGCTGCCGCGACGATATGGAATGATGCAGAACGTGCAGACGTGATTGCATCCGTACACAATCGGAATGTGCGCGCTGACAAGATTGCCGCGTTCGTGCGCGGGTAAAATCAAATCCGCGTCCATCAATTCATAGCGCGTTTCGGTTTCGCGTTGGACGATTTCAAAATCTTCGCCGCGCGATTCGTGCCCGTTGCGGTCACGCAACAACGCGACCAATTTCGCCGGATCGGATGGCGGTAGGAACACGTCCACGAATGGGAAACGTTTTTGCAACGGCGACGCGTCGCGGACGCCGACCAAGCATCCCATCAAACCCAGGACGAGATCGGGACGCGATTGTTTGAGCGGCTTGAGCGACATCAAGCGATTGTATGCCTTATCCTCTGCGCTTTGTCGCACGACGCATGTATTCAGTACGATCACATCGGCGGACTCGGCATCGCGCGTCGCGTGATAGCCGAGTTTCTCCAACTCAGACGCGACGCGTTGCGAGTCGGCTTCATTCATTTGGCAACCAATTGTCCAGACGTGGTATTTCATTTCACGACTTTCTATTTGATGACTACCGACGGCTAACCGCCGACCGCCGCGATTTTCTGCGGTCGGTCGTCTGCGGTTTGCGGTCGTAATATCACGGTAACATTCCGAAAGAACCCAAACTCCAAGCTAAATTCGCGCAGCACGCGCGCCTCGACCGGGAATTGCGCGAACCACGCGCGCCACGCGTCGCGCGACTTGGTGAAATAGCACGGCGGCGTGCCGTACTGAATTGAGGGCCACGAGTCAATTGCTTGGGTGAGCCAACTGCGCCATGTTCCACGCACATCGTTCTCGATCACGATG
This Chloroflexota bacterium DNA region includes the following protein-coding sequences:
- a CDS encoding GxxExxY protein, which produces MVKINQVTETIIGAAIEVHRALGPGLLESTYEECLCRELALRQVAFERQKPLPIEYKGSCLDCGYRLDLLVANVIVVEIKAVESLLPIHEAQLLTYLRLGKWTTGLLINFNVPVLKQGIRRRVLNFQDGSTTSHESIAHTK
- the miaB gene encoding tRNA (N6-isopentenyl adenosine(37)-C2)-methylthiotransferase MiaB, whose product is MKYHVWTIGCQMNEADSQRVASELEKLGYHATRDAESADVIVLNTCVVRQSAEDKAYNRLMSLKPLKQSRPDLVLGLMGCLVGVRDASPLQKRFPFVDVFLPPSDPAKLVALLRDRNGHESRGEDFEIVQRETETRYELMDADLILPAHERGNLVSAHIPIVYGCNHVCTFCIIPYRRGSERSRSVGEIAAETHALVNQGVKEITLLGQIVDRYGYDVQDGPRLPDLLRAIHDIEGLERIRFLTSHPLYMTDDLLDAIAELPKVCEHIEVPVQAGDDAMLKKMKRGYTVDEYRALIARIRTRLPHASIATDIIVGMPGETDAQFTGTYNLLKELELDVAHVAMFSPRPNTVAARWDDDVPLDEKERRRQAIDNLQAEIVAKINAQFLGQTVEVLVEDKNKNRWKGRTRTNKLVFFDASRDAREWKGKLANVKIEWTGPWSMIGKI
- a CDS encoding glycosyltransferase family 2 protein; translation: MKLKLSIIVPAFNERATILKVIERVQASPFEKEIIVVDDGSTDGTRDLLSPLESQVVVLRHDRNQGKGAAIHTGIARATGDIILIQDADLEYDPRDYAQIIQPIVEERVKVVYGSRFLGPRMAMFFWHMLANQMLTLMTNILYDAILSDMETGYKAFRADIIKGIPLRARRFDFEPEITAKVLKRGHRIFEVPISYFGREYREGKKIGMRDAFVAVWTLLKYRFVD
- the der gene encoding ribosome biogenesis GTPase Der, yielding MQKPIVAIVGRPNVGKSTLFNRLIEERIAIVSETAGTTRDRLYGEAEFAGREFIVVDTGGLAIGERDLPGTPVAMLDGVRAQAQTAMDEADAIIFVVDVQAATPDDFEIAKILRQSRKPVYLAVNKADNETRRQNAVEYYNLGLGEPIPISALHGVGTGDLLDQLIKQLPEEIATEPSTVPHLAIVGRPNVGKSSLLNAILGEERALVSDIAGTTRDALDTTIQWNGAPLVLIDTAGLRKRGHIDPGIDKYSALRAMRAIQRADVALLVIDANEGVMAQDQHVASYILAEGKGVVIVVNKWDLVEKDENTINAYTESLRSTLDFIAYAPLVFVSAKTHQRVHRVLDTALTVREAWRKRVPTSELNELVREATQRHAPKSGSKRHLKFLYATQVEGAPPTFVFFVNDKRLVHFTYQRYLENQLRERWGFEGSPLKMIFRNRRDEK
- a CDS encoding manganese efflux pump, which encodes MSLIEILIIAVGLAMDVFAVSLGAATSAHVDSPRAEFRLWWHFGLFQALMPVIGWLMGNTVTGLISPIDHWIAFGLLAFVGARMVRSGFDPDSEGFETNPTRGKTMVMLSIATSIDALAIGLSLALLDVTIWYPSLIIGSVSSTLSFTGLRLGRLLGERLGKRMEIVGGVILILIGLRILMEHSA